A single region of the Bacteroides luhongzhouii genome encodes:
- a CDS encoding glycoside hydrolase family 125 protein, whose amino-acid sequence MLLCGGELQASNRMPEMHVCLADAIQKDNRPEISNRLFRSNAVEKEILRVQKLLKNAKLAWMFTNCFPNTLDTTVHFRKGSDGKPDTFVYTGDIHAMWLRDSGAQVWPYVQLANSDPELKEMLAGVILRQFKCINIDPYANAFNDGAIPDGHWMSDLTDMKPELHERKWEIDSLCYPLRLAYHYWKTTGDASIFNEEWIQAITNVLKTFKEQQRKDGVGPYKFQRKTERALDTVSNDGLGAPVKPVGLIVSSFRPSDDATTLQFLVPSNFFAVSSLRKAAEILEKVNKKTALSKECKDLAQEVETALKKYAVYNHPKYGKIYAFEVDGFGNHHLMDDANVPSLLAMPYLGDVNVNDPIYQNTRRFVWSEDNPYFFKGKAGEGIGGPHIGYDMVWPMSIMMKAFTSQNDAEIKTCIKMLMDTDADTGFMHESFHKDNPKKFTRAWFAWQNTLFGELILKLVNEGKVDLLNSIQ is encoded by the coding sequence ATGCTTCTCTGTGGTGGGGAGCTGCAAGCCTCCAACCGTATGCCGGAAATGCATGTATGTCTGGCGGATGCCATTCAGAAAGATAACCGCCCGGAAATATCCAATCGTCTGTTCCGTTCCAATGCGGTAGAGAAGGAGATTCTCCGTGTACAGAAACTTTTAAAGAATGCGAAGTTGGCATGGATGTTTACCAACTGTTTCCCGAATACACTGGATACAACCGTACATTTCCGTAAAGGAAGCGATGGCAAACCGGATACGTTCGTATATACGGGCGATATTCATGCCATGTGGTTGCGTGATTCCGGTGCGCAGGTATGGCCTTACGTGCAATTAGCTAATTCGGACCCCGAACTGAAAGAAATGCTGGCAGGAGTTATTCTCCGTCAGTTCAAATGTATCAATATCGATCCGTATGCGAACGCTTTTAATGACGGTGCTATTCCTGACGGTCATTGGATGAGCGACCTTACGGACATGAAACCGGAGTTGCACGAACGTAAATGGGAAATTGACTCCTTATGCTATCCGTTGCGCTTGGCCTATCATTACTGGAAGACTACCGGAGATGCGAGCATATTCAATGAAGAGTGGATTCAGGCAATCACTAATGTCCTGAAAACATTCAAAGAACAACAACGCAAAGACGGAGTAGGTCCTTATAAATTCCAACGTAAGACGGAACGTGCACTGGATACTGTGAGCAATGACGGTCTGGGAGCACCGGTGAAACCTGTCGGTTTGATTGTTTCCAGTTTCCGTCCTTCGGACGACGCTACTACACTTCAATTCCTGGTTCCCTCCAATTTCTTTGCCGTATCTTCCTTGCGTAAGGCTGCCGAGATCCTGGAGAAGGTAAACAAGAAGACAGCCTTGTCTAAAGAATGTAAAGACCTGGCGCAGGAGGTGGAAACAGCTTTAAAGAAATATGCGGTGTATAATCATCCTAAATATGGTAAAATCTATGCGTTCGAGGTGGATGGTTTTGGAAATCATCATCTGATGGACGACGCCAATGTGCCGAGTTTGCTTGCGATGCCTTATCTGGGTGATGTGAATGTGAACGATCCGATTTATCAGAATACCCGCCGTTTTGTGTGGAGTGAGGACAATCCTTATTTCTTTAAAGGCAAGGCAGGTGAAGGAATCGGCGGACCGCATATCGGTTATGACATGGTGTGGCCGATGAGTATTATGATGAAGGCTTTCACAAGTCAGAATGATGCCGAAATCAAGACTTGCATTAAGATGTTGATGGACACAGATGCCGACACCGGCTTTATGCACGAATCTTTCCACAAGGATAATCCGAAGAAATTTACCCGTGCATGGTTCGCCTGGCAGAATACTCTTTTCGGTGAGTTGATTTTGAAGCTGGTTAATGAAGGAAAGGTAGATTTATTGAATAGTATACAGTAA
- a CDS encoding aldose epimerase family protein, producing MKKLCVWAVAALLMAACTPKAEKVTDSGLLQSKFQTEVDGKKTDLFTLRNKNNMEVCITNFGGRIVSVMVPDKDGQMRDVVLGFDSIQDYISKPSDFGATIGRYANRINQGKFTLDDVEYQLPRNNYGHCLHGGPQGFQYQVFDAELLNPQELQLTYRAEDGEEGFPGNITCKVLMKLTDDNAIDIQYEAETDKPTIVNMTNHSYFNLEGDAGNNSGHLLMVDADYYTPVDSTFMTTGEIVPVEGTPMDFRTPTPVGERINDYDFVQLKNGNGYDHNWVLNTKGDVTRKCASLKSPKTGIVLDVYTNEPGIQVYAGNFLDGSLTGKKGITYNQRASVCLETQKYPDTPNKPEWPSAVLRPGEKYTSQCIFKFSVDK from the coding sequence ATGAAAAAGTTATGTGTATGGGCAGTTGCCGCCCTTTTAATGGCAGCTTGTACTCCGAAAGCTGAAAAGGTTACAGATTCCGGTTTATTGCAGAGTAAATTCCAGACAGAAGTAGATGGAAAGAAGACTGATTTGTTCACTCTGCGTAACAAGAACAACATGGAAGTTTGTATCACGAACTTCGGTGGACGTATTGTTTCAGTGATGGTTCCCGATAAAGACGGACAGATGCGTGACGTTGTTCTCGGTTTCGATTCTATTCAGGACTATATCAGCAAACCTTCGGACTTCGGTGCTACTATCGGACGTTATGCCAATCGTATCAACCAGGGCAAGTTCACATTGGATGATGTAGAATATCAGCTTCCCCGCAATAACTACGGTCATTGTCTGCACGGCGGACCGCAAGGATTCCAATACCAGGTGTTTGATGCAGAATTGTTGAACCCGCAGGAATTGCAGTTGACTTACCGTGCAGAAGACGGTGAAGAAGGTTTTCCGGGAAACATCACTTGCAAGGTGTTGATGAAACTGACGGACGATAATGCCATTGATATTCAATACGAAGCGGAAACAGACAAACCGACGATTGTAAATATGACCAACCATTCCTATTTTAACCTTGAAGGCGATGCCGGCAACAATTCCGGTCATTTGCTGATGGTGGATGCGGACTATTATACTCCGGTGGACAGTACTTTCATGACAACTGGCGAGATTGTTCCGGTAGAAGGAACTCCGATGGATTTCCGTACCCCGACTCCGGTAGGCGAACGTATCAACGATTATGATTTCGTACAGCTGAAAAACGGCAATGGCTACGATCACAACTGGGTATTGAACACGAAAGGCGACGTAACCCGTAAATGCGCTTCTTTGAAATCACCGAAGACTGGTATCGTACTCGACGTTTATACTAACGAACCGGGTATTCAAGTATATGCAGGTAACTTCCTCGATGGTTCACTGACCGGAAAGAAAGGCATTACTTACAACCAACGCGCTTCCGTATGTCTCGAAACGCAGAAATATCCGGATACTCCGAACAAACCTGAATGGCCGTCGGCTGTACTTCGCCCGGGCGAAAAGTATACAAGCCAATGTATCTTCAAATTCTCTGTTGATAAATAG
- a CDS encoding beta-L-arabinofuranosidase domain-containing protein, with the protein MKKNKTKELFASIVLGVAVTACASASSSGTVTVVDRPDIQSVNINYIGYRAPLRPLNFIKLPVGSIQPEGWVKKYLELQRDGLTGHLGEISAWLEKDNNAWLTTGGDHGWEEVPYWLKGYGNLAYILNDPKMIEETKYWIEGVFASRQLDGYFGPVNERNGKRELWAQMIMLWCLQSYYEYSQDQRVIDLMTNYFKWQMTVPDDQLLEDYWEKSRGGDNIISIYWLYNHTGDAFLLELAEKIHRNTADWTKSTSLPNWHNVNIAQCFREPATYYMQTGDSAMLKASYNVHHLIRRTFGQVPGGMFGADENARLGYIDPRQGVETCGLVEQMASDEIMLCMTGDPMWAEHCEEVAFNSYPAAVMPDFKALRYITCPNHAISDSKNHHPGIDNRGPFLSMNPFSSRCCQHNHAQGWPYFAEHLVLATPDNGVATAIYAACKATVKVGDGKKITLREETNYPFEEGITFTISTDEKVAFPFYLRIPSWTRKAEVRVNGKKVSAAPVAGKYLCINRKWANGDRVELTLPMSLSMRTWQVNKNSVSVDYGPLTLSLKIAEKYVEKDSRETAIGDSKWQKGADSKKWPTTEIYPDSPWNYSLVLDKKEPLKNFKVIRKSWPADNYPFTVASVPLEVKATGRLVPEWKIDETGLCGVLPEEDAVKGDKEEITLIPMGAARLRISAFPNTKE; encoded by the coding sequence ATGAAGAAAAATAAAACTAAAGAACTTTTTGCATCGATAGTGCTTGGAGTGGCAGTTACAGCTTGTGCGTCTGCTTCTTCTAGTGGTACGGTGACAGTGGTGGACCGACCGGACATACAGTCAGTCAATATCAATTATATCGGGTATCGTGCTCCGCTTCGACCGTTGAATTTTATAAAGTTACCGGTAGGTAGTATCCAGCCCGAAGGTTGGGTAAAGAAATATTTGGAATTGCAGCGTGATGGTCTGACCGGACATTTGGGAGAAATCAGTGCTTGGTTGGAAAAGGATAATAATGCCTGGTTGACGACTGGCGGAGACCACGGTTGGGAGGAAGTTCCTTACTGGCTCAAGGGGTATGGCAATCTGGCATATATCCTGAATGACCCGAAGATGATTGAAGAAACCAAATATTGGATTGAAGGTGTATTTGCCAGTCGCCAGCTGGATGGCTATTTCGGTCCGGTCAATGAACGTAACGGCAAACGCGAACTTTGGGCACAGATGATTATGCTCTGGTGTCTGCAATCTTATTATGAGTACTCTCAAGATCAGCGTGTCATAGACCTGATGACGAATTACTTCAAGTGGCAGATGACCGTTCCCGACGACCAGCTTCTGGAAGATTATTGGGAAAAAAGCCGTGGCGGTGACAATATCATCAGTATCTACTGGCTTTATAATCATACCGGAGATGCTTTCCTGCTCGAGTTAGCCGAGAAGATTCACCGTAATACTGCCGACTGGACGAAATCCACCTCCTTACCTAACTGGCACAATGTAAATATCGCTCAATGTTTCCGTGAGCCTGCTACTTATTATATGCAGACCGGAGATTCAGCGATGCTGAAAGCCTCTTATAATGTCCATCATCTGATTCGACGTACTTTTGGTCAGGTTCCCGGAGGTATGTTCGGTGCGGACGAAAATGCCCGTTTAGGATATATTGATCCCCGTCAGGGAGTGGAAACTTGCGGCTTGGTAGAACAAATGGCTTCCGACGAAATCATGCTTTGCATGACAGGAGACCCCATGTGGGCGGAACACTGTGAAGAAGTGGCATTCAACTCTTATCCGGCTGCCGTGATGCCGGACTTTAAAGCATTGCGTTATATCACTTGCCCGAATCATGCTATCAGTGATTCGAAGAACCATCATCCGGGTATTGACAATCGTGGTCCGTTCCTTTCAATGAATCCTTTCAGCAGTCGTTGCTGCCAACACAATCATGCACAAGGCTGGCCTTACTTCGCCGAACATCTGGTATTGGCAACTCCTGACAACGGAGTGGCAACAGCTATTTATGCAGCTTGCAAAGCTACAGTGAAAGTGGGTGACGGCAAGAAAATCACTCTCCGTGAAGAGACGAATTATCCCTTTGAAGAAGGCATCACTTTCACGATTTCTACCGATGAAAAGGTCGCTTTTCCATTTTATCTTCGCATTCCTTCATGGACTCGAAAGGCGGAAGTTCGAGTGAATGGCAAGAAGGTAAGTGCAGCTCCTGTAGCGGGAAAATATCTTTGCATCAATCGCAAGTGGGCGAATGGTGATCGTGTGGAATTGACTCTCCCGATGTCTTTGTCTATGCGTACCTGGCAGGTTAACAAAAACAGCGTGAGTGTAGATTACGGACCTCTCACTTTGTCTCTCAAGATTGCAGAGAAATATGTAGAGAAAGACAGCCGTGAAACTGCTATCGGTGATTCTAAATGGCAGAAAGGTGCTGATTCGAAGAAATGGCCTACTACTGAAATCTATCCGGATAGCCCTTGGAATTATTCATTGGTACTGGATAAGAAAGAGCCTTTGAAGAACTTTAAAGTAATCCGTAAATCCTGGCCGGCCGACAACTATCCTTTCACGGTAGCCAGTGTACCTTTGGAAGTGAAAGCTACCGGTCGTTTGGTTCCTGAATGGAAGATAGACGAAACAGGACTGTGTGGCGTATTGCCGGAAGAAGATGCGGTGAAAGGTGATAAAGAAGAAATAACATTGATCCCTATGGGTGCGGCACGGTTGAGAATCTCTGCGTTCCCGAACACAAAAGAATAA
- a CDS encoding acyltransferase, which translates to MKRIVFLDYIRVFACFLVILVHASENFYGAPGSTDMAGPQSFLANEADRLWVSVYDGFSRMAVPLFMIVSAFLLAPMKEEQSMWQFYRQRCLRILPPFFIFMLLYSTLPMLWGQIDGETSMKDLSRIFLNFPTLAGHLWFMYPLISLYLFIPIISPWLRKATAKEERFFIGLFVLSTCMPYLNRWCGEVWGQCFWNEYHMLWYFSGYLGYLVLAHYIRVHLTWNRSKRFTIGTILMVIGAVWTIYSFYVQAIPGEIHSTPVIEIGWAFCTINCVLLTTGTFLMFTCIKRPQAPRLVTETSKLSYGMYLMHIFWLGLWVTVFKDTLALPTVAAIPCIAVVTFVCCFVTTKIISFIPGSKWIVG; encoded by the coding sequence ATGAAACGTATTGTTTTTTTAGATTACATCCGTGTGTTTGCATGCTTTCTCGTCATCCTTGTTCATGCCAGTGAGAATTTCTACGGTGCTCCCGGATCCACCGATATGGCAGGACCGCAGTCTTTTCTAGCGAATGAAGCAGACCGGCTATGGGTATCAGTATACGACGGTTTTTCACGTATGGCGGTACCCCTGTTCATGATAGTCTCTGCCTTTCTGCTTGCACCGATGAAGGAAGAGCAGTCTATGTGGCAATTCTATCGCCAGCGCTGTCTTCGCATCCTTCCACCGTTTTTTATATTCATGCTACTGTACAGCACTCTACCTATGTTGTGGGGACAGATAGACGGAGAAACATCTATGAAGGACTTGTCGCGGATATTCCTGAATTTCCCGACGCTAGCCGGACACTTGTGGTTTATGTATCCCCTGATAAGCCTTTACTTGTTTATCCCTATTATATCCCCATGGTTGAGAAAAGCCACGGCTAAAGAAGAGCGTTTCTTTATAGGGTTGTTTGTGTTGTCAACCTGTATGCCTTATCTCAATCGTTGGTGCGGTGAAGTGTGGGGACAATGTTTCTGGAATGAATACCACATGTTGTGGTACTTCTCCGGTTATCTGGGCTATCTTGTTCTGGCGCATTACATTCGCGTACACCTTACCTGGAATCGTTCCAAACGTTTCACTATAGGAACCATTTTAATGGTAATCGGTGCTGTATGGACTATTTATTCATTCTATGTGCAGGCTATACCCGGCGAAATCCATTCCACACCTGTAATAGAAATAGGATGGGCTTTCTGTACCATTAACTGTGTGCTTCTCACAACGGGTACATTCCTTATGTTTACATGTATCAAACGTCCGCAAGCTCCCAGGTTGGTGACGGAAACATCAAAACTTAGCTATGGTATGTATCTTATGCACATATTCTGGCTCGGACTGTGGGTGACTGTGTTCAAAGATACGTTGGCGCTTCCCACTGTTGCCGCTATACCATGTATCGCAGTGGTTACATTTGTCTGTTGTTTTGTAACAACTAAGATCATATCGTTTATACCGGGCAGTAAATGGATAGTAGGATAA
- a CDS encoding VapE domain-containing protein produces the protein MNAITLIWRQVLKELNLFQMKENKEDAVEKTDKELQKTLKCHEDKYTVPLPDTVPPTEREKETERKQPVRLTQEVRTFLQKQYDFRYNLLTEETEYRPANKRAVPFEPVSKRELNTFCMEAHDQGISCWDKDLSRYIYSTCIPEYHPFRLYMEELPGWDGTDRLEALAQRVSDNQLWIKSFHTWMLGLTAQWLGMTGIHANSVAPILVSSEQGRQKSTFCKALMPPALSRYYIDNLKLSAQGKPERLLAEMGLLNMDEFDKYGTQQMPLLKNLMQMANLNICKAYQKNFRNLPRIASFIGTSNRFDLLTDPTGSRRFICIEAEHLIDCEGIMHDQIYAQLKAELLSGIRYWFTKEEERELQHHNAAFYHPCPAEEVFHACFRIAKDDEEGSERLSASDIFRRLKMYNPAAMRGSNPATFAQVLLAAGVTRKHTKYGNVYLVKPMKAA, from the coding sequence ATGAATGCAATAACTTTGATATGGAGACAGGTATTGAAGGAACTAAACTTGTTTCAGATGAAGGAAAACAAAGAAGATGCAGTTGAGAAAACAGACAAAGAGCTACAGAAAACGCTAAAATGTCATGAAGATAAATATACCGTTCCCCTGCCGGACACAGTACCGCCTACTGAAAGAGAGAAGGAGACAGAACGAAAACAACCGGTCCGATTAACCCAAGAGGTACGTACATTCCTGCAAAAACAGTATGATTTTCGTTACAACCTATTGACGGAAGAAACGGAATATCGTCCTGCCAACAAGCGTGCCGTTCCTTTCGAACCTGTAAGTAAGCGGGAACTGAACACTTTCTGCATGGAAGCACACGACCAGGGCATATCCTGCTGGGATAAAGACTTGAGCCGTTACATTTATTCCACTTGTATTCCTGAATACCATCCTTTCCGGCTTTACATGGAAGAACTGCCCGGCTGGGATGGGACAGACAGACTGGAGGCTTTAGCGCAGCGTGTCTCTGACAATCAGCTCTGGATAAAAAGCTTCCATACCTGGATGCTGGGACTCACCGCCCAATGGTTAGGCATGACGGGAATACATGCCAACAGTGTAGCCCCCATACTTGTCAGCAGCGAGCAGGGACGACAAAAATCCACATTTTGCAAGGCACTGATGCCGCCGGCATTGTCACGTTATTACATAGACAACCTGAAACTGTCTGCACAAGGAAAACCGGAAAGGTTACTTGCCGAAATGGGACTTCTGAACATGGATGAATTTGACAAGTACGGCACACAGCAAATGCCATTATTGAAGAATCTGATGCAAATGGCAAACCTGAATATCTGCAAAGCTTATCAAAAGAATTTCCGCAACTTGCCGCGCATCGCTTCTTTCATCGGTACAAGCAACCGCTTTGACTTGCTCACCGATCCCACCGGTAGCCGGCGATTCATCTGCATTGAAGCAGAACATCTGATCGATTGCGAAGGTATCATGCACGATCAGATCTATGCCCAACTGAAAGCTGAACTGCTTTCCGGCATCCGCTATTGGTTCACCAAAGAAGAGGAACGAGAACTGCAACACCATAACGCTGCTTTTTATCATCCGTGCCCGGCAGAGGAAGTCTTTCATGCCTGCTTCCGGATAGCTAAAGATGATGAAGAGGGAAGCGAACGGCTCTCGGCTTCGGACATATTCAGGAGACTGAAGATGTATAACCCCGCTGCCATGCGTGGAAGTAATCCGGCTACGTTCGCGCAAGTTTTGCTTGCGGCAGGTGTCACCCGCAAACACACCAAATATGGGAATGTGTATCTGGTGAAACCGATGAAAGCGGCATAA
- a CDS encoding HU family DNA-binding protein: protein MAILYDWYENPGESDDSEEKGLHPRIFLNGKVGTDKLCRMIHGRSSLSVGDVKNAFEMLAQICGEELREGREVHIEGLGYFAPILRSTQKVTRSTKNKWSKMELKTIGFRPDARLRGELVGVKGSRSKYARHSESLSAVEIDMRLKEYFADHDVMLRYDFQEVCCMTRTTANRHLRRLLEEGKLRNIGKRMQPIYVAAAGYYGVSRDVLRR, encoded by the coding sequence ATGGCTATACTTTACGATTGGTATGAGAATCCCGGTGAGTCCGACGATTCGGAAGAGAAAGGTTTGCATCCCCGCATTTTTTTGAATGGTAAGGTGGGAACGGATAAACTGTGCCGGATGATTCACGGACGCAGTTCGCTTTCCGTAGGTGATGTAAAAAATGCGTTTGAGATGCTTGCCCAAATTTGTGGTGAAGAACTGCGCGAGGGACGTGAGGTGCATATTGAGGGACTTGGCTATTTTGCTCCAATCTTGCGGAGTACACAAAAAGTGACTCGCAGCACTAAGAACAAATGGTCGAAAATGGAGTTGAAAACAATCGGTTTTCGTCCCGATGCCCGTTTGCGGGGAGAACTGGTAGGTGTTAAGGGCAGCCGAAGCAAGTATGCACGCCATTCGGAATCCTTGTCGGCAGTGGAGATAGATATGCGGCTGAAGGAATATTTCGCCGATCATGACGTAATGCTTCGCTACGATTTTCAGGAAGTATGCTGTATGACACGGACTACGGCGAATCGTCATCTCCGGCGATTACTAGAAGAAGGTAAATTGCGAAATATCGGTAAACGTATGCAGCCGATTTATGTGGCTGCAGCGGGTTATTACGGGGTATCTCGTGATGTGCTCCGGCGGTAA
- a CDS encoding DUF1573 domain-containing protein, protein MKGFLFSLLVFFSLSLTAQNQAKLCFLKKTIDLGEFVCTKDSIVKINFIFSNNGDAPLVIYNIVASCGCVKPKWPKKPIKSGEKSIVCIELDTKDRHGVFTKDIYVESNSIERVLLLKIKGNIKRL, encoded by the coding sequence ATGAAAGGATTTCTATTTTCATTGCTAGTATTTTTTAGCCTTAGCCTTACAGCACAAAATCAAGCAAAATTGTGCTTTTTAAAGAAGACAATTGATTTGGGAGAGTTTGTTTGTACGAAAGATTCCATTGTTAAAATCAATTTTATATTCTCAAATAATGGGGATGCTCCTTTAGTTATTTATAATATTGTCGCTTCATGTGGGTGTGTAAAGCCTAAATGGCCTAAGAAACCGATAAAAAGTGGGGAGAAGTCTATTGTTTGTATAGAATTGGACACAAAAGATCGACATGGGGTTTTTACTAAAGATATTTATGTTGAATCGAATTCTATAGAACGTGTATTGCTATTAAAAATAAAAGGAAATATTAAAAGATTATGA
- a CDS encoding bacteriocin fulvocin C-related protein gives MKEHMLSFKFIGVVAQLGLILMLMVSCSQDEAIYSCNPEIDLWVKENKQSINVMSSNEFLSLERDYQKASYIAFSSKQRENLWISKITEASKLDWSEDEQKHIGKLLIALKEHSNIFSKDCPEEYKDDFKIWVYQWIKGGEELFNWSPKLIKNLLFSPNQLLSKDGEIKGGKNKIARQLKTRSEDGGDSSRNCNCNSNSSHGEGIFSDDCSEDSHCVQGYWGCETKWAGCGLFFLDSCDGYCW, from the coding sequence ATGAAAGAACACATGCTGTCGTTTAAATTTATTGGTGTTGTAGCACAGCTAGGCCTAATTTTAATGTTGATGGTATCTTGTAGCCAAGATGAAGCCATTTATAGCTGCAATCCGGAGATAGATTTATGGGTCAAGGAGAATAAACAATCAATTAACGTAATGTCATCTAATGAATTCTTATCTTTGGAACGAGATTATCAAAAAGCTTCTTATATTGCGTTTTCTTCAAAACAACGAGAGAATTTATGGATCTCCAAAATTACAGAAGCCTCAAAACTGGATTGGAGTGAAGATGAACAAAAACATATAGGGAAATTATTAATCGCTTTAAAAGAACATTCAAATATTTTTTCTAAAGATTGTCCGGAAGAATATAAAGATGACTTTAAGATTTGGGTTTATCAATGGATTAAAGGAGGAGAAGAGCTCTTTAATTGGTCTCCTAAATTAATTAAGAATTTATTATTCTCTCCTAATCAATTGTTGAGTAAAGATGGAGAAATTAAAGGCGGTAAGAATAAAATAGCTCGTCAATTAAAAACGCGAAGTGAAGATGGGGGAGATAGTAGTCGTAATTGCAATTGCAATTCTAATTCTAGTCATGGAGAAGGCATATTTTCAGATGATTGTTCAGAGGATAGTCATTGTGTGCAAGGATATTGGGGCTGTGAAACAAAGTGGGCTGGATGTGGATTATTCTTCTTAGATTCATGTGATGGATATTGTTGGTAA
- a CDS encoding discoidin domain-containing protein, with protein MKALTKLIPIICLFVITGGSLFYSCSQEKKEEIAIILPLEAALSQARENRVELEKVLHRYQSNPSDSLKYRAARFLIENMPSYTYYKGKLLKQYLTFFTLLQEARSKKVYPQAMIDSIRRMYGPFSLDSLQYCKDVLTVDSAYLCNNIDWAFKVWQEQPWGKNVSFADFCECILPYRIGDETLSYWREDIYRKYNPLLDSLRASTVLDIKDPLVAARCLCDSLRKRSRFFTTTVPQGLPHVGPEIAQSVSGSCRELSDYVVYVCRALGIPCAIDFMPLHGGGNDGHQWVSFTDKYGTLYFQEYPDKIKEVRKDKMCGASKIKVYRNTFSLNRAMQAEMQRLDTAVVPFFRDPHIVDVTADYAKTYKKKLEIPASMLYLGKPRSRIAYLCGSSRMDWEPVAWAEFDGEHLAFSDVQIEPVMRIATYERGRLRYWTDPFEITVSGEFHVFTPSDSVQDVTLFAKYPLWQDEKYQKRMIGGVFEGSNDPDFRQKEVLFLIEKQPERLRTMVYSHSLIPCRYVRYIGPEKGHCNVAEIEFYEAGGLLPLSGRIIGTPGCYQQDGSHEYTNAFDGNTETSFDYTEPYGGWTGLDLGTPKVIDKIIYTPANRDNYVRSLDDYELSYCTKRGWRTLGQQTAMLDSLVYRRVPKGALLLLQNHTRGNQERIFVYEGGKQVWK; from the coding sequence ATGAAAGCACTGACAAAGCTGATTCCTATTATTTGTCTTTTTGTTATTACAGGCGGCTCTCTTTTTTATTCTTGTTCACAAGAGAAGAAAGAGGAGATTGCTATTATACTTCCGTTGGAGGCAGCTTTGTCACAGGCTAGAGAAAATCGTGTTGAACTTGAGAAGGTATTACATCGTTATCAATCCAATCCATCGGATAGCTTGAAATATAGGGCAGCTCGTTTCCTGATAGAGAATATGCCATCTTATACCTATTATAAAGGTAAGCTGCTGAAACAATACCTCACCTTCTTTACTCTCCTGCAAGAAGCACGGAGTAAAAAGGTATATCCACAAGCAATGATAGATTCTATCAGAAGGATGTATGGACCATTTTCTTTAGATTCTTTGCAATATTGCAAAGACGTTTTGACAGTCGATTCTGCTTATTTATGTAATAACATTGACTGGGCATTTAAAGTATGGCAAGAACAGCCTTGGGGGAAGAATGTATCTTTTGCCGATTTTTGCGAGTGTATTCTTCCTTATCGTATTGGTGATGAAACATTAAGCTATTGGCGTGAGGATATTTATCGAAAGTATAATCCTTTGCTTGATTCTCTGCGTGCTTCTACTGTTCTTGATATAAAAGATCCGCTTGTTGCAGCCCGTTGTTTGTGTGATTCTCTTCGTAAACGTAGCCGCTTCTTTACAACTACGGTTCCGCAAGGACTTCCTCATGTAGGACCGGAGATTGCTCAAAGCGTTTCGGGCAGTTGTCGTGAACTTTCCGATTATGTCGTTTATGTTTGTCGTGCGTTGGGAATTCCTTGTGCTATAGATTTTATGCCTCTTCATGGAGGTGGGAATGATGGGCACCAGTGGGTGTCGTTCACTGATAAATATGGTACGCTTTATTTTCAAGAGTATCCGGATAAGATAAAAGAAGTCCGTAAGGATAAGATGTGTGGAGCTTCGAAAATAAAGGTTTATCGGAATACGTTCAGTCTTAATCGTGCTATGCAGGCAGAAATGCAACGCTTAGATACGGCTGTTGTTCCTTTCTTCCGAGATCCGCACATCGTTGATGTGACAGCCGATTACGCAAAGACATACAAAAAGAAACTGGAGATTCCTGCATCTATGCTTTATTTGGGAAAGCCCCGTTCGCGTATAGCTTATCTTTGTGGCAGTAGCCGCATGGATTGGGAGCCTGTGGCATGGGCGGAGTTTGATGGTGAACATCTTGCTTTCAGCGATGTCCAGATAGAACCCGTCATGCGGATAGCAACTTACGAACGAGGAAGACTTCGTTACTGGACTGATCCTTTTGAAATTACTGTTTCCGGTGAATTTCATGTTTTTACTCCGTCAGATAGTGTTCAGGATGTAACGCTGTTTGCTAAATATCCTTTGTGGCAAGATGAGAAGTATCAGAAACGTATGATAGGAGGTGTTTTTGAAGGAAGCAATGATCCGGATTTTCGTCAGAAAGAGGTGCTTTTCCTGATAGAAAAGCAACCCGAACGGTTACGGACAATGGTGTATTCCCATTCTTTGATACCTTGTCGGTATGTCCGCTATATAGGACCGGAAAAGGGGCATTGTAATGTGGCGGAAATAGAGTTTTATGAAGCGGGTGGACTGTTGCCATTAAGCGGTAGAATTATTGGTACTCCCGGTTGTTATCAACAGGATGGCTCGCACGAATATACGAATGCGTTCGACGGTAATACTGAAACGTCTTTTGATTATACGGAACCCTATGGCGGCTGGACTGGGTTAGACTTAGGCACACCAAAGGTGATAGATAAGATAATTTATACGCCTGCTAACCGGGATAATTATGTTCGTTCGTTGGATGACTATGAGTTGTCTTATTGTACAAAGAGAGGGTGGAGGACGTTAGGACAGCAAACGGCGATGTTGGATTCGCTGGTTTACAGGAGGGTTCCTAAAGGAGCGTTGCTGCTGTTGCAGAATCATACACGCGGGAATCAGGAACGGATTTTTGTGTATGAGGGTGGAAAGCAGGTGTGGAAATGA